From Camelina sativa cultivar DH55 chromosome 20, Cs, whole genome shotgun sequence, the proteins below share one genomic window:
- the LOC104771698 gene encoding uncharacterized protein LOC104771698 isoform X2 → MEGKRLDLRFHHSVSSQSVESALDLDIKCCNHLKMASSSPLQPFPSGGQHPETSAAAAYFSWPTSSRLNDSAEDRANYFANLQKGVLPETFDGLPTGKKATTLLELMMIRAFHSKNLRRFSLGTAIGFRIRRGVLTNIAAILVFVARKVHKQWLNPLQCLPTALEGPGGVWCDVDVVEFQYYGAPAQTPKEQVYTELVDDLRGGGSSIRSGSQVASQETYGTLGAIVKSKTGIRQVGFLTNRHVAVDLDYPSQKMFHPLPPSLGPGVYLGAVERATSFITDDLWYGIFAGTNPETFVRADGAFIPFAEDFNMNNVTTTVKGIGEIGDIHATDLQSPINSLIGRKVIKVGRSSGLTTGTIMAYALEYNDEKGICFLTDFLVVGENQQTFDLEGDSGSLILLAAGDEKNEKPRPVGIIWGGTANRGRLKLKVGEQPENWTSGVDLGRVLNLLELDIITSNEGLQAAVLEQRNGTMCAANDSTIVESSPGVCNISRCKTGENFEPINLNVQQVLREEENSNIHPEFQIEDVLESAAAIEEHQFIPSSSNNGSPLHHKIR, encoded by the exons ATGGAAGGGAAAAGATTGGACCTTAGATTTCATCACTCTGTATCATCTCAATCGGTGGAGTCTGCATTGGATTTGGATATAAAGTGTTGCAATCATTTAAAAATGGCTTCTTCATCACCGCTTCAACCGTTTCCATCTGGCGGTCAGCATCCTGAAACCAGTGCTGCTGCTGCTTACTTCTCTTGGCCTACTTCAAGTCGGTTGAACGATTCAGCGGAAGACAGAGCAAACTATTTTGCAAATCTTCAGAAAGGGGTTTTACCTGAGACTTTTGACGGTTTACCTACTGGGAAGAAAGCTACTACATTGCTTGAGTTGATGATGATTAGAGCGTTTCATAGTAAGAATTTAAGGAGGTTTAGTCTCGGTACAGCTATTGGATTTCGGATTCGACGAGGTGTTTTGACAAATATTGCAGCTATTCTTGTCTTTGTTGCTCGGAAAGTTCACAAACAATGGCTTAACCCTCTTCAGTGTTTACCTACAGCCTTGGAG GGTCCTGGAGGAGTTTGGTGTGATGTAGATGTTGTTGAGTTTCAATATTATGGTGCACCTGCGCAAACGCCTAAAGAGCAGGTGTATACAGAGCTTGTTGATGATCTGAGAGGCGGTGGTTCGTCTATTAGATCTGGTTCACAG GTGGCTAGTCAAGAGACATATGGAACCTTAGGTGCAATTGTAAAGAGTAAAACCGGTATCAGACAGGTTGGTTTCCTAACAAACCGGCACGTTGCAGTTGATTTAGACTACCCAAGCCAGAAGATGTTTCATCCATTGCCACCTAGCCTCGGACCCGGAGTCTACTTAGGTGCAGTGGAAAGAGCAACTTCATTCATTACTGATGACCTTTGGTATGGCATTTTCGCTGGAACCAACCCAG AAACATTTGTTCGAGCTGATGGAGCCTTCATTCCATTTGCCGAAGACTTCAACATGAACAATGTAACCACAACTGTCAAAGGGATTGGTGAGATTGGTGATATCCATGCTACTGATCTACAGTCTCCAATTAACAGTCTAATAGGAAGAAAAGTTATCAAAGTTGGAAGAAGCTCTGGTTTGACCACTGGGACTATAATGGCTTACGCGTtggaatacaatgatgagaaagGGATTTGTTTCCTAactgattttcttgttgttggtgaaAACCAGCAGACTTTTGATCTTGAGGGTGATAGTGGAAGCCTCATTCTGTTGGCTGCGGGCGATGAGAAGAATGAGAAACCGCGACCTGTTGGGATTATTTGGGGAGGAACAGCAAACAGGGGACGGTTGAAGCTAAAAGTTGGGGAACAACCTGAGAATTGGACAAGTGGAGTTGATCTTGGTAGAGTTCTTAATCTTCTTGAGCTTGACATCATTACTTCCAATGAGGGTCTTCAAG CCGCGGTGCTGGAACAGAGAAACGGTACTATGTGTGCAGCAAATGATTCCACCATCGTGGAATCGTCTCCTGGTGTATGCAATATTTCAAGGTGTAAAACGGGTGAGAACTTTGAGCCTATTAACCTGAATGTCCAGCAAGttcttagagaagaagagaactcaAACATTCATCCAGAGTTCCAAATAGAAGACGTGCTAGAATCGGCAGCCGCGATCGAAGAACACCAGTTCATTCCAAGTTCAAGCAACAACGGATCCCCACTCCATCACAAAA TTAGGTGA
- the LOC104771699 gene encoding cytochrome c6, chloroplastic-like: MSLLLSCTSARTSNLLCASQKGNGRGREWKNPIPLIHNKDLNFLVKKLAPPLTAVLLAVSPIYYPPESLGQTLDIQRGATLFNRACIGCHDTGGNIIQPGATLFTSDLQRNGVDTEEEIFRVTYYGKGRMPGFGEKCTPRGQCTFGPRLQDEEIKLLAEFVKFQAEQGWPIVSTGSE, encoded by the exons AtgagtcttcttctctcttgtacCTCTGCTCGCACCTCCAATCTTTTATGTGCCTCCCAAAAG GGCAATGGAAGAGGGAGAGAATGGAAAAACCCGATTCCTCTAATCCACAACAAAGATTTGAACTTTCTCGTCAAGAAGTTAGCTCCGCCACTCACGGCGGTTCTACTTGCTGTTTCGCCCATCTATTACCCTCCAG AATCTCTTGGGCAGACTTTGGATATACAAAGAGGGGCAACATTGTTTAATAGAGCTTGTATTGGGTGTCACGATACAGGTGGAAACATTATTCAACCA GGTGCAACGCTTTTCACAAGTGACCTCCAAAG AAATGGAGTTGATACCGAGGAAGAGATATTTCGGGTTACCTACTACGGAAAGGGAAGGATGCCG GGGTTTGGAGAGAAATGCACGCCAAGAGGACAATGTACCTTTGGACCGCGGTTGCAGGACGAAGAGATCAAGCTTCTGGCTGAATTTGTAAAGTTTCAAGCTGAGCAAGGTTGGCCAATTGTATCTACCGGTAGCGAATAG
- the LOC104771698 gene encoding uncharacterized protein LOC104771698 isoform X1 gives MEGKRLDLRFHHSVSSQSVESALDLDIKCCNHLKMASSSPLQPFPSGGQHPETSAAAAYFSWPTSSRLNDSAEDRANYFANLQKGVLPETFDGLPTGKKATTLLELMMIRAFHSKNLRRFSLGTAIGFRIRRGVLTNIAAILVFVARKVHKQWLNPLQCLPTALEGPGGVWCDVDVVEFQYYGAPAQTPKEQVYTELVDDLRGGGSSIRSGSQVASQETYGTLGAIVKSKTGIRQVGFLTNRHVAVDLDYPSQKMFHPLPPSLGPGVYLGAVERATSFITDDLWYGIFAGTNPETFVRADGAFIPFAEDFNMNNVTTTVKGIGEIGDIHATDLQSPINSLIGRKVIKVGRSSGLTTGTIMAYALEYNDEKGICFLTDFLVVGENQQTFDLEGDSGSLILLAAGDEKNEKPRPVGIIWGGTANRGRLKLKVGEQPENWTSGVDLGRVLNLLELDIITSNEGLQAAVLEQRNGTMCAANDSTIVESSPGVCNISRCKTGENFEPINLNVQQVLREEENSNIHPEFQIEDVLESAAAIEEHQFIPSSSNNGSPLHHKSNGPENLESKNLSSLKTSSSGDEIGFSLQLGESDAKKRKRTHSPDDLKNHEE, from the exons ATGGAAGGGAAAAGATTGGACCTTAGATTTCATCACTCTGTATCATCTCAATCGGTGGAGTCTGCATTGGATTTGGATATAAAGTGTTGCAATCATTTAAAAATGGCTTCTTCATCACCGCTTCAACCGTTTCCATCTGGCGGTCAGCATCCTGAAACCAGTGCTGCTGCTGCTTACTTCTCTTGGCCTACTTCAAGTCGGTTGAACGATTCAGCGGAAGACAGAGCAAACTATTTTGCAAATCTTCAGAAAGGGGTTTTACCTGAGACTTTTGACGGTTTACCTACTGGGAAGAAAGCTACTACATTGCTTGAGTTGATGATGATTAGAGCGTTTCATAGTAAGAATTTAAGGAGGTTTAGTCTCGGTACAGCTATTGGATTTCGGATTCGACGAGGTGTTTTGACAAATATTGCAGCTATTCTTGTCTTTGTTGCTCGGAAAGTTCACAAACAATGGCTTAACCCTCTTCAGTGTTTACCTACAGCCTTGGAG GGTCCTGGAGGAGTTTGGTGTGATGTAGATGTTGTTGAGTTTCAATATTATGGTGCACCTGCGCAAACGCCTAAAGAGCAGGTGTATACAGAGCTTGTTGATGATCTGAGAGGCGGTGGTTCGTCTATTAGATCTGGTTCACAG GTGGCTAGTCAAGAGACATATGGAACCTTAGGTGCAATTGTAAAGAGTAAAACCGGTATCAGACAGGTTGGTTTCCTAACAAACCGGCACGTTGCAGTTGATTTAGACTACCCAAGCCAGAAGATGTTTCATCCATTGCCACCTAGCCTCGGACCCGGAGTCTACTTAGGTGCAGTGGAAAGAGCAACTTCATTCATTACTGATGACCTTTGGTATGGCATTTTCGCTGGAACCAACCCAG AAACATTTGTTCGAGCTGATGGAGCCTTCATTCCATTTGCCGAAGACTTCAACATGAACAATGTAACCACAACTGTCAAAGGGATTGGTGAGATTGGTGATATCCATGCTACTGATCTACAGTCTCCAATTAACAGTCTAATAGGAAGAAAAGTTATCAAAGTTGGAAGAAGCTCTGGTTTGACCACTGGGACTATAATGGCTTACGCGTtggaatacaatgatgagaaagGGATTTGTTTCCTAactgattttcttgttgttggtgaaAACCAGCAGACTTTTGATCTTGAGGGTGATAGTGGAAGCCTCATTCTGTTGGCTGCGGGCGATGAGAAGAATGAGAAACCGCGACCTGTTGGGATTATTTGGGGAGGAACAGCAAACAGGGGACGGTTGAAGCTAAAAGTTGGGGAACAACCTGAGAATTGGACAAGTGGAGTTGATCTTGGTAGAGTTCTTAATCTTCTTGAGCTTGACATCATTACTTCCAATGAGGGTCTTCAAG CCGCGGTGCTGGAACAGAGAAACGGTACTATGTGTGCAGCAAATGATTCCACCATCGTGGAATCGTCTCCTGGTGTATGCAATATTTCAAGGTGTAAAACGGGTGAGAACTTTGAGCCTATTAACCTGAATGTCCAGCAAGttcttagagaagaagagaactcaAACATTCATCCAGAGTTCCAAATAGAAGACGTGCTAGAATCGGCAGCCGCGATCGAAGAACACCAGTTCATTCCAAGTTCAAGCAACAACGGATCCCCACTCCATCACAAAAGTAATGGACCAGAGAATCTCGAATCCAAAAACCTGTCTTCGCTTAAGACTAGTAGCTCGGGTGATGAGATTGGCTTTTCTTTGCAGTTAGGTGAGTCAGacgcaaagaaaagaaagcgaACTCATTCACCGGATGATCTCAAGAACCATGAAGAGTGA